Proteins encoded together in one Chryseobacterium sp. G0201 window:
- a CDS encoding T9SS-dependent choice-of-anchor J family protein — translation MKKLLLSLSLLFIGASLEAQTLLSENFEGTTFPPTGWTRSSTVSTRPWDFTPVVFGAGATDFVISGTKSAGINYILQSNTANLTSPTFSLVGAASPSLNFKAVVGYSYMIALDAGNLLAQISTNGGTTWTTLWTEDGEAGFMDDGDGNDNTDLYNLNIVPVTVDLSSYIGQANVQIRFQYVGTDADGVSIDDVQVLGTTLATNEVNLKSKSIRIYPNPTKGEINIKTDKKIKSSTVLDFSGKSVLKSTSDRVDISSLPKGGYLLQVEFSDGTSTTEKVIKE, via the coding sequence ATGAAAAAACTTCTACTATCTCTAAGCTTATTGTTTATTGGAGCTTCTTTAGAGGCCCAAACATTATTATCAGAAAATTTTGAAGGAACTACATTTCCTCCAACAGGATGGACTAGATCAAGCACAGTTTCAACAAGACCTTGGGATTTTACTCCTGTTGTTTTTGGAGCTGGTGCCACTGATTTTGTAATTTCTGGAACTAAATCTGCTGGTATTAATTATATCCTTCAATCAAATACAGCTAATTTAACAAGTCCTACCTTTAGTTTAGTGGGAGCCGCATCTCCCTCATTAAACTTTAAAGCAGTGGTAGGATATTCATATATGATAGCGCTTGATGCTGGAAATTTACTTGCACAAATTTCAACTAATGGAGGAACAACATGGACCACTCTATGGACTGAAGATGGTGAAGCAGGCTTTATGGACGATGGAGATGGAAATGATAATACAGATCTTTATAATTTAAACATTGTTCCTGTAACAGTAGACCTGTCATCATATATCGGGCAAGCAAATGTTCAAATCAGATTTCAATATGTAGGAACCGATGCAGATGGCGTTTCAATAGATGATGTTCAAGTCTTAGGAACTACATTAGCAACAAATGAAGTTAACTTAAAATCAAAATCAATCAGAATCTATCCTAATCCAACAAAAGGAGAGATCAACATCAAAACTGACAAAAAGATAAAATCTTCAACAGTATTAGATTTTTCAGGAAAATCAGTGTTGAAATCAACATCTGATAGAGTTGACATTTCTTCTCTTCCCAAAGGAGGATACTTATTACAAGTTGAATTCTCTGATGGAACATCAACTACAGAAAAAGTAATTAAGGAATAA
- a CDS encoding SPOR domain-containing protein, protein MKNLIKIFSVLSLLGFYNIGAQQVVKKDTLSGTELIMSMDPKVSDALGSLEDKCSRVATNNSSRDNDDDSSYTKPTKIYVPNRELTNAEICRKNPRILGYKLQITTVKSNEEANEVKSYFRRRFPNLKVETDASLRPNYKILAGSYFTKQSAASDLSKVREYFKSAIPVQYRIFCAEAK, encoded by the coding sequence ATGAAAAATTTAATCAAAATATTTTCAGTATTATCATTATTAGGGTTTTATAATATTGGAGCACAGCAGGTTGTGAAGAAAGATACTTTGTCAGGAACAGAGTTAATCATGTCTATGGATCCGAAAGTGAGTGATGCTTTGGGGAGTTTGGAGGACAAATGTTCCCGAGTAGCAACAAATAATTCATCAAGAGATAATGATGATGATAGTTCTTATACCAAGCCAACCAAAATTTATGTTCCCAACAGAGAGCTTACAAATGCGGAGATTTGCAGAAAAAATCCTCGAATTTTAGGGTATAAACTACAAATTACTACAGTAAAGAGTAATGAAGAGGCTAATGAAGTGAAGTCTTATTTTAGAAGAAGGTTTCCTAATCTGAAGGTTGAAACTGATGCTTCTTTAAGACCAAATTATAAAATATTGGCAGGAAGTTATTTTACAAAACAGAGTGCTGCTTCGGATTTGTCTAAGGTTAGAGAGTATTTTAAATCAGCAATTCCTGTTCAGTACAGAATTTTCTGTGCAGAAGCAAAATAA
- a CDS encoding transglycosylase domain-containing protein, which yields MEVNKQNAGNKGKTFPLPPKKNGKKTGWKKWVSFIWIGLIAVVLGISGLFFAVSQGFLGEMPDVKELENPDIYVASEIYSSDGLLLGKFEKEKTQPITYKDLPPYLVYALQAKEDERFKEHSGIDLQSVARAVVYGGGRGGGSTITQQLAKLLFTGGASQNKAARAFQKLKEWVVAVSLEKRYTKEEIVTLYFNKFDFLYNANGVEMASRIYFNKKTSQLTLPEAAMFVAMLENPVKNNPMRNIEKAKTRRDVVLEQMQKTGYIDQATYDKAVSTPITLDYHPIKNISDDYSAYYKFYLKKEIDNYLKDYEKQTGKKLNLYKDGLKIYVTLDSKMQKYAEDAIREHLTDLQKRFDAEQRGRKNRPFYYLTNTQVNSVMLQAMKRTGRYKQLKAAGVSEDSIMMEFHKPIKTSRFTWAGEEEVEMSPWDSIRYHKQIAQAGLMSMVPGTGEIKAWVGGIDWQHFQYDHIKQGKRQVGSTFKPFVYATAIMKLGMTPCSTVSNGTYDHKGWHVPGRGGMLTLKDGLAHSQNPIAARLIEMTGVDAVIQTARDLGVTEEIPRNNTIALGSSDITIFEMLGAYSTFANYGNHNKPEMIWRIEDANGRVIKEVNVEPKEVMNPLYAYTMIELMKGVAQYGTASGELGRRGISKAVEIAAKTGTTQNNSDGWFMGITPKLATGAWVGWEDRATHFFGTGEGQGAKMALPIWAIFMKKVWADKTLGISPDDKFTKPSDWKDGCSGLKGIGGGYGDDGGLQTIDEIKNPRPVDNTPKNNSNKKEENVNENLHSSDEVDFNK from the coding sequence ATGGAAGTAAACAAACAAAACGCAGGAAACAAAGGAAAAACATTTCCCCTTCCTCCCAAAAAGAATGGCAAAAAAACCGGTTGGAAAAAATGGGTGAGCTTTATTTGGATTGGACTCATTGCAGTCGTTTTAGGAATTTCAGGACTTTTCTTCGCCGTTTCTCAAGGCTTTCTTGGAGAAATGCCCGATGTAAAAGAGCTTGAAAATCCAGACATTTACGTTGCATCTGAAATTTATTCATCTGATGGTTTATTATTAGGCAAGTTTGAAAAAGAAAAAACTCAGCCTATTACCTATAAAGACCTTCCTCCTTATCTGGTTTACGCTTTACAGGCTAAAGAAGATGAGCGTTTCAAAGAACACTCAGGAATTGATTTACAGTCAGTTGCCAGAGCCGTTGTTTACGGAGGTGGACGAGGTGGAGGTTCTACGATTACGCAACAGCTTGCAAAATTACTTTTTACAGGTGGGGCTTCTCAAAATAAGGCTGCCAGAGCATTCCAGAAATTAAAAGAATGGGTTGTTGCGGTAAGTCTTGAGAAAAGATATACCAAAGAAGAAATTGTTACTTTATATTTCAACAAATTTGACTTTTTATACAATGCAAACGGCGTTGAAATGGCTTCAAGAATCTATTTCAATAAAAAAACCTCTCAACTTACCCTTCCGGAAGCTGCAATGTTCGTAGCAATGCTGGAAAATCCGGTAAAGAACAATCCGATGAGGAATATCGAAAAGGCTAAGACAAGAAGAGATGTAGTTTTGGAGCAAATGCAAAAAACAGGTTATATCGATCAGGCAACTTACGATAAGGCTGTTAGCACTCCGATTACTTTAGATTATCATCCAATTAAAAACATTAGTGACGATTATTCTGCTTACTATAAGTTTTATTTGAAAAAGGAAATTGATAATTATCTTAAAGATTACGAAAAGCAGACAGGTAAGAAATTAAACCTATATAAAGACGGTTTAAAAATATATGTTACTCTTGATTCTAAAATGCAAAAGTATGCAGAAGATGCAATCAGGGAACACTTAACAGATCTTCAAAAAAGATTTGATGCCGAGCAAAGAGGTAGAAAAAACAGACCTTTTTATTATTTAACAAATACTCAGGTCAACAGCGTAATGCTTCAGGCGATGAAAAGAACCGGACGTTACAAACAATTGAAGGCAGCCGGAGTTTCTGAGGATTCAATCATGATGGAATTCCACAAACCAATCAAAACTTCACGTTTTACTTGGGCCGGAGAAGAAGAGGTTGAAATGTCACCTTGGGATTCTATCAGATATCACAAACAAATTGCTCAGGCAGGTTTAATGTCCATGGTTCCTGGAACAGGTGAGATTAAAGCTTGGGTTGGAGGTATCGACTGGCAACATTTTCAGTATGATCACATCAAACAAGGAAAAAGACAAGTTGGTTCAACATTTAAGCCTTTCGTATACGCAACTGCTATTATGAAACTGGGAATGACTCCTTGTTCAACAGTATCCAACGGAACTTATGATCATAAGGGATGGCACGTACCGGGAAGAGGAGGAATGTTAACGTTAAAAGACGGTTTAGCACACTCTCAAAACCCAATTGCGGCAAGACTTATCGAAATGACAGGTGTTGACGCTGTAATCCAAACCGCAAGAGACTTAGGTGTAACAGAAGAAATCCCTAGGAACAATACCATTGCATTAGGTTCATCAGATATTACAATTTTTGAAATGCTGGGTGCTTACAGTACTTTTGCCAACTACGGAAATCACAATAAACCAGAAATGATCTGGAGAATTGAAGATGCCAACGGTAGAGTAATTAAAGAAGTAAATGTAGAGCCAAAAGAAGTAATGAATCCGCTATATGCTTACACCATGATCGAACTAATGAAAGGTGTTGCACAATACGGAACTGCTTCAGGTGAGCTTGGCAGAAGAGGAATCTCAAAAGCTGTTGAAATTGCTGCTAAAACAGGTACAACGCAAAATAACTCCGATGGTTGGTTTATGGGAATTACTCCAAAATTGGCAACTGGCGCATGGGTTGGCTGGGAAGACAGAGCAACTCACTTCTTCGGAACTGGTGAAGGACAGGGAGCAAAAATGGCTTTACCAATTTGGGCGATCTTCATGAAGAAAGTTTGGGCTGATAAAACATTAGGAATTTCACCTGACGACAAATTCACAAAACCTTCCGACTGGAAAGACGGATGCTCCGGACTAAAAGGTATCGGCGGTGGTTATGGGGATGACGGAGGTCTTCAGACAATTGACGAGATCAAAAATCCTAGACCTGTAGATAACACCCCTAAAAACAACTCTAACAAGAAAGAAGAAAATGTGAACGAAAACCTACATTCATCAGATGAGGTAGATTTTAATAAATAA
- a CDS encoding DUF6080 domain-containing protein — MAFKSKLINLLKLIFPSSLIELSVFAFFLICYGILGSYIAINYRIIFDDRIPWDAYFSFDNRSIIMTGGSFERHPLAYYFFNWVRELAFLISNGKTDVTFRLTLAWFSNIAVSLSILQIFKYLKNVIKLPLMINLLIILFFGIFSTNIILCFTPENFTYTLFLLTLFNHYAAIKIKKEEKIPAISLILAGISIGGLTVTNIVKVFIPVAFEKGLFKNWKKFGNAVFRITITCICFILLYLNRIDFKYKTIFSKTNSQYEKFSNVKSTPTWDMILSYFFGGNILFPSFIIRNKHNMKGFDFKGLFMDVYTSWVPYVFISILLILILWSYFKNFKSKFVQILMISFFIDIVIHCIMRFGLHTSYIYGGHFVFVYPLLLGWLFYSYKSSPKILSFLTVIVGLLFTYLAFNNYLRMTEFFWFLNQYYQ; from the coding sequence GTGGCTTTTAAATCTAAATTAATTAACCTTTTAAAATTAATATTCCCTTCAAGCTTGATCGAATTGAGCGTTTTTGCATTTTTTTTGATTTGCTATGGAATTTTAGGCTCTTATATTGCCATTAATTACAGAATAATTTTTGATGACAGAATTCCTTGGGACGCCTATTTTAGCTTTGACAACCGCTCAATCATAATGACTGGCGGAAGTTTCGAAAGACACCCTCTAGCCTACTATTTCTTCAATTGGGTTAGAGAATTAGCCTTTCTTATTTCTAATGGAAAGACTGATGTCACTTTTAGGCTCACTTTAGCTTGGTTTAGCAATATTGCAGTAAGCTTAAGCATACTTCAAATATTCAAATACCTCAAAAACGTCATTAAACTTCCATTAATGATCAATCTATTAATCATCCTCTTTTTCGGAATATTTTCAACAAATATCATCCTTTGCTTTACTCCAGAAAATTTTACTTATACTTTATTTTTATTGACTTTATTTAATCATTATGCAGCTATAAAGATCAAAAAAGAAGAAAAAATACCAGCTATTTCTTTAATTTTAGCAGGAATTTCAATTGGAGGCCTTACCGTAACAAACATTGTAAAAGTTTTTATTCCGGTAGCATTTGAAAAAGGACTCTTCAAAAATTGGAAGAAATTTGGAAATGCTGTTTTCAGAATCACTATAACTTGTATCTGCTTCATATTATTATACTTAAATAGAATTGATTTTAAGTATAAAACAATATTTTCAAAGACCAATAGTCAATATGAAAAGTTCTCCAATGTAAAATCAACTCCAACTTGGGACATGATTTTATCCTATTTTTTTGGAGGAAATATCTTATTTCCAAGTTTTATCATTCGCAATAAACACAACATGAAAGGATTCGATTTCAAAGGCTTATTTATGGATGTTTATACTTCGTGGGTTCCTTATGTTTTTATTTCTATACTTTTGATATTGATTTTGTGGAGTTATTTCAAAAATTTTAAAAGTAAATTTGTTCAGATATTAATGATCTCTTTTTTCATTGATATCGTCATCCATTGCATTATGAGATTTGGACTTCACACTTCCTACATCTACGGCGGTCACTTTGTTTTTGTTTATCCATTACTCTTAGGATGGCTGTTTTATTCTTACAAATCATCTCCTAAAATTTTATCTTTTTTAACTGTTATTGTAGGTCTTTTATTTACTTATTTAGCCTTCAATAATTATTTAAGAATGACAGAGTTTTTCTGGTTTCTAAATCAATATTATCAATAA
- a CDS encoding gliding motility lipoprotein GldH: MHKILGLLTLILFFSCNSSSEGEVTMNSVDNKWNKKSEQKFNLEITDPQNPKNIIFVVRNNNDYPYSNIRFIVNFTNLQNKKKETDTLNYVLAKPNGEWLGTGFGDTKETLFQYKLNYKFPTKGKYEIGVVQAMRNDALPGIEDIGVKIETAKP; encoded by the coding sequence ATGCATAAAATTTTAGGATTATTAACTCTTATCCTTTTCTTTAGCTGTAACTCTTCTTCCGAAGGAGAAGTCACTATGAATTCCGTTGATAATAAATGGAATAAGAAAAGTGAACAAAAATTTAATCTTGAAATTACGGATCCACAAAATCCTAAAAATATTATATTTGTTGTAAGGAATAACAATGATTATCCTTACAGCAATATAAGATTTATTGTAAATTTCACCAATCTTCAGAATAAGAAAAAGGAAACTGACACATTGAATTACGTATTGGCAAAACCAAACGGAGAATGGCTTGGTACAGGTTTTGGAGACACGAAGGAAACGCTTTTTCAATATAAATTGAATTATAAATTTCCTACGAAAGGCAAGTATGAGATCGGCGTGGTACAAGCCATGAGAAATGATGCCCTTCCCGGAATTGAAGATATTGGAGTAAAAATAGAAACGGCTAAACCGTAA
- a CDS encoding stage 0 sporulation family protein, translating into MSCGCKTSGDSAHSCGPKKTANGCESVNTCGNSYKLSVFDWLSNINNPASNRCDYVEVRFKNDRKLFYKNVNNVPLHIGSVVTVESSPGHDVGVVSLTGELVKIQMKKKRASEESALKIYRLANQKDIEVWQEVRKKEDSVKIEARKIAHRLGLEMKVTDVEYQGDASKVTFYYTADNRIDFRQLIKDYASTFRTKIDMKQIGFRQEAAKVGGIGSCGRELCCSTWLTDFRSVNTNVARYQQLSINPQKLAGQCGKLKCCLNYELDSYLDALSNFPSSSTVLDTEKGRAFCIKIDVFKKKMWFAYVDSSMAWYDFDIDLVKKLIAQNKKGERTLPLEDLKQPDAPLHTIDLIQENSVDRFEKKNKSFNKNRPQNQNQNRPNNNQNSSNQGPRKPRPERSDRPQNSDKSERSERSERPARTENPNPNANNNSNNPKQQRPPQQPKAQLEKAKAEGSVDPEKKPQTNPNKKKFKKKFPPKKDNNA; encoded by the coding sequence ATCCTGCATCTAACAGGTGTGATTATGTAGAAGTTAGATTTAAAAATGACAGAAAATTATTTTATAAAAATGTAAATAATGTTCCTTTACATATAGGTAGCGTAGTAACAGTAGAATCAAGTCCCGGACATGATGTAGGTGTGGTAAGTCTCACCGGAGAATTAGTGAAAATTCAGATGAAGAAGAAAAGAGCTTCTGAAGAATCAGCACTTAAAATATATAGATTAGCCAATCAAAAAGATATTGAAGTTTGGCAGGAAGTTAGAAAAAAAGAAGACAGCGTAAAAATAGAAGCCCGAAAGATCGCTCACAGATTAGGCCTTGAAATGAAGGTTACAGATGTTGAATATCAAGGAGATGCTTCTAAAGTTACATTTTATTACACTGCTGATAACCGAATAGATTTCAGACAGTTAATTAAAGATTACGCCTCAACTTTCAGAACTAAAATCGATATGAAACAGATCGGTTTCAGACAGGAAGCTGCAAAAGTTGGAGGAATCGGATCATGTGGAAGAGAATTGTGTTGTTCAACCTGGTTAACGGATTTTAGATCTGTAAACACCAACGTTGCAAGATATCAGCAGTTGAGTATCAACCCTCAAAAACTGGCTGGACAATGTGGTAAGCTTAAATGTTGTCTTAATTATGAATTAGACAGCTATCTTGATGCTTTAAGCAACTTCCCTTCTTCATCTACCGTGTTAGATACAGAAAAAGGAAGAGCTTTTTGTATTAAAATCGACGTTTTCAAAAAGAAAATGTGGTTTGCTTATGTAGACAGCTCAATGGCTTGGTATGATTTCGATATTGATTTGGTTAAAAAGCTGATCGCACAAAATAAAAAAGGCGAAAGAACTTTACCTCTTGAAGATCTTAAACAACCTGATGCTCCTTTGCACACGATTGACCTTATTCAGGAAAACAGTGTTGACAGATTTGAGAAGAAAAACAAAAGTTTTAACAAAAACAGACCTCAAAATCAGAATCAAAACAGACCGAATAACAATCAAAACAGTTCAAATCAAGGTCCAAGAAAACCAAGACCCGAAAGATCTGACAGACCTCAAAACTCTGATAAATCTGAACGTTCGGAAAGATCTGAAAGACCGGCAAGGACAGAAAATCCGAACCCGAATGCCAATAATAATTCTAACAACCCAAAACAGCAAAGACCGCCTCAGCAGCCAAAAGCTCAGTTAGAAAAAGCAAAGGCAGAAGGAAGCGTAGATCCTGAGAAAAAGCCTCAAACCAACCCGAATAAGAAAAAATTCAAGAAGAAATTTCCTCCAAAAAAAGATAACAATGCATAA
- a CDS encoding protein adenylyltransferase SelO, which yields MNIENIKQPFIKIFPGDFSGNTIQRNTPKVLFSTVDPVGFEKPELITFNEKLSEEIGLGKFEEKDLDFLVGNNLPKNIQTYATAYAGHQFGNWAGQLGDGRAILAGEITSDSGKKTEIQWKGAGATPYSRHADGRAVLRSSVREYLMSEAMFHLGVPTTRALSLSFTGEDVVRDMMYSGNPQKEKGAVVVRTAESFLRFGHFELLSAQQEYDTLEKLVNFTIDNYYPEIISEGSQKYKDFFESVCKKTANLMVEWFRVGFVHGVMNTDNMSILGLTIDYGPYSMMDEYDLNFTPNTTDLPGRRYAFGKQGQISQWNLWQLANALHPLIKEEQFLEKTLNEFGDYFWKSHDNMLCKKFGFNQLLDGDEEFFTNWQGLMQELQLDHTLFFNQLEDIDDKNYLKSHFESISYIFLDDKKLAKIEDFTNTYKARLERNTISKEESINLMKQTNPKFILRNFLLYQCIEEINLGKTNMLKKLTTALENPYEKNYPEFSVKRPSEYDDISGCSTLSCSS from the coding sequence ATGAATATCGAAAACATCAAACAACCTTTTATAAAAATTTTTCCGGGAGATTTTTCCGGCAATACTATTCAAAGAAATACTCCAAAAGTTTTATTTTCAACGGTAGATCCTGTTGGTTTTGAAAAGCCAGAATTGATTACTTTTAATGAAAAACTTTCGGAAGAAATAGGATTAGGAAAGTTTGAAGAAAAAGATCTTGATTTTCTGGTTGGAAATAACCTTCCCAAAAATATTCAAACCTACGCAACAGCTTACGCAGGACATCAATTTGGAAATTGGGCAGGACAATTAGGTGATGGAAGAGCGATCTTAGCAGGTGAAATCACAAGTGATTCAGGTAAAAAAACAGAGATCCAATGGAAAGGAGCTGGTGCAACACCTTACTCCAGACATGCAGATGGAAGAGCCGTTTTGAGATCATCTGTCCGAGAATACTTAATGAGTGAGGCGATGTTTCATTTGGGAGTTCCAACAACAAGAGCATTAAGTTTATCTTTTACAGGAGAAGATGTGGTAAGAGATATGATGTATAGTGGAAATCCTCAAAAAGAAAAAGGAGCAGTTGTTGTAAGAACAGCGGAGAGTTTCCTTCGATTCGGACATTTTGAATTGCTCTCTGCTCAACAGGAATATGATACTCTGGAAAAGCTTGTTAATTTCACCATTGATAATTATTATCCTGAAATCATTTCCGAAGGAAGTCAAAAATATAAAGACTTCTTTGAAAGTGTTTGCAAAAAAACGGCCAATCTTATGGTTGAATGGTTTAGAGTTGGTTTCGTTCATGGAGTAATGAATACTGACAACATGTCAATTCTAGGCTTAACTATTGATTACGGCCCTTATTCTATGATGGATGAATATGATTTAAACTTCACTCCCAACACAACAGATCTACCCGGAAGAAGATATGCTTTCGGAAAACAAGGCCAGATCTCACAATGGAATCTTTGGCAATTGGCCAATGCGCTACATCCATTAATTAAAGAGGAACAATTTTTAGAAAAAACATTAAATGAGTTTGGAGACTATTTCTGGAAATCTCATGACAATATGCTTTGCAAAAAGTTTGGATTTAATCAATTACTAGATGGTGATGAAGAGTTTTTCACAAACTGGCAAGGGCTCATGCAGGAATTACAATTGGACCACACATTATTTTTTAATCAATTAGAAGATATTGATGATAAAAATTATTTAAAATCTCATTTTGAAAGTATTTCATACATTTTTTTAGATGATAAAAAGCTTGCAAAAATTGAGGATTTCACAAATACATATAAAGCCAGATTGGAGCGAAACACAATCTCAAAAGAAGAATCCATCAACTTAATGAAGCAAACAAACCCAAAATTCATTTTAAGAAATTTTCTTTTATATCAATGTATTGAAGAAATTAATTTAGGAAAGACTAATATGCTTAAAAAATTAACAACAGCATTAGAAAATCCTTATGAAAAAAACTATCCTGAATTTTCCGTAAAAAGACCTTCAGAATATGATGATATTTCTGGATGCTCAACACTTTCGTGCAGTTCTTAA